The following are encoded in a window of Bradyrhizobium guangdongense genomic DNA:
- a CDS encoding carboxymuconolactone decarboxylase family protein, with amino-acid sequence MKPRMNFYQAAPETMKALMALEEQIQSTGLEKSLIELVKIRASQINGCAFCINMHTEDARKRGETEQRIYLLNAWRESPLYTERERAALAWTEAVTLIAETHAPDDVYEEIRGQFSDAETVNLTMLIGAINAWNRLAIAFRAVHPVKVKASVA; translated from the coding sequence ATGAAGCCCCGCATGAATTTCTACCAGGCCGCTCCCGAAACGATGAAGGCCCTGATGGCACTGGAAGAGCAGATCCAGTCGACGGGATTGGAGAAATCGTTGATCGAGCTCGTCAAGATCCGGGCTTCGCAGATCAACGGCTGCGCCTTCTGCATCAACATGCACACTGAGGACGCCCGCAAACGCGGCGAGACCGAGCAGCGCATCTACCTGCTCAACGCCTGGCGCGAATCCCCGCTCTACACGGAGCGCGAGCGTGCCGCGCTGGCCTGGACGGAAGCGGTGACGCTGATCGCAGAGACGCATGCGCCCGACGATGTCTATGAAGAGATCCGCGGGCAGTTCTCCGATGCAGAGACGGTGAACCTGACCATGCTGATCGGCGCCATCAATGCCTGGAACAGGCTTGCGATCGCATTCCGCGCGGTGCATCCGGTGAAGGTGAAGGCGTCGGTGGCGTGA
- a CDS encoding D-amino-acid transaminase yields the protein MDSIAYVNGSFVPLSDAKISVLDRGFLFADGIYEVSAVLDGKLVDNASHLARLERSVGEIKLKLPETVERITELQKELIARNKLANGLVYLQVTRGADKGRDFPFPKADVKPSLVMFTSEKDIINAAAAKTGINVITVPDIRWERRDIKSVALLAQVLAKQAAAEAGAGEAWMLEDGYVTEGGSSSAFILTKDDVIVTRKNSNAILPGCTRKAVVALAEERQLRVEERSFTVAEALAAKEAFITSASSFVQPVVAIDGKAIGDGKPGPVATRLREIYVEFAKATAV from the coding sequence TTGGACTCGATCGCCTACGTCAACGGCTCATTCGTTCCGCTCTCGGACGCCAAGATCTCGGTGCTCGACCGCGGCTTTCTGTTCGCCGACGGCATCTACGAGGTCTCGGCCGTGCTCGACGGCAAGCTGGTCGACAACGCCTCGCATCTGGCGCGGCTGGAGCGTTCGGTCGGCGAGATCAAGCTCAAGCTGCCCGAGACGGTCGAGCGCATCACCGAGCTCCAGAAAGAGCTGATCGCGCGCAACAAGCTCGCGAACGGCCTCGTCTACCTCCAGGTCACGCGCGGCGCCGACAAGGGCCGCGACTTTCCATTCCCCAAGGCCGACGTCAAGCCGAGCCTGGTGATGTTCACTTCCGAGAAGGACATCATCAACGCGGCAGCGGCCAAGACCGGCATCAACGTCATCACGGTGCCCGACATCCGCTGGGAACGCCGCGACATCAAGAGCGTGGCGCTGCTGGCGCAGGTGCTGGCGAAGCAAGCTGCGGCCGAAGCCGGCGCCGGCGAGGCCTGGATGCTGGAAGACGGCTACGTCACCGAAGGCGGCTCATCATCGGCCTTCATCCTCACCAAGGACGACGTCATCGTCACCCGCAAGAACTCCAACGCGATCCTGCCGGGCTGCACCCGCAAGGCGGTCGTCGCCCTTGCCGAAGAGCGTCAGCTCCGTGTCGAGGAGCGTTCCTTCACGGTGGCCGAGGCGCTGGCGGCAAAGGAAGCTTTCATCACGTCGGCTTCTTCGTTCGTGCAGCCGGTGGTCGCGATCGACGGCAAGGCCATCGGCGATGGCAAGCCCGGCCCGGTGGCGACGCGGCTGCGCGAGATCTATGTGGAGTTCGCGAAAGCGACGGCGGTTTAA
- a CDS encoding amino acid ABC transporter ATP-binding protein yields MIEISHVNKWYTPSFQVLTDCTTSVTKGEVVVVCGPSGSGKSTLIKCVNALEPFQSGDISVDGTKVNDPKTNLPKLRSRVGMVFQHFELFPHLKIIDNLCLSQEKVLGRSHDKAVTKGMQLLERVGLKEQAQKFPAQLSGGQQQRVAIARALAMDPIVMLFDEPTSALDPEMVSEVLDVMVDLAREGMTMMVVTHEMGFARKVANRVIFMDRGEIVEDAPKDDFFGKPRSDRAQKFLSKILSH; encoded by the coding sequence ATGATCGAAATCAGCCACGTCAACAAATGGTACACCCCGAGCTTTCAGGTCCTGACGGATTGCACCACCAGCGTCACCAAGGGTGAGGTCGTCGTGGTCTGCGGCCCTTCGGGCTCGGGCAAGTCGACCCTGATCAAATGCGTCAACGCGCTGGAGCCGTTCCAGAGCGGCGACATCTCGGTCGACGGCACCAAGGTCAACGATCCCAAGACCAATCTGCCGAAACTGCGTTCGCGCGTCGGCATGGTGTTCCAGCATTTCGAGCTGTTCCCGCATCTGAAGATCATCGACAATCTCTGTCTCTCGCAGGAGAAGGTGCTCGGCCGCTCGCACGACAAGGCGGTGACGAAAGGCATGCAGCTGCTGGAGCGCGTGGGCTTGAAGGAGCAGGCGCAGAAATTCCCCGCGCAGCTCTCCGGCGGTCAGCAGCAGCGCGTCGCCATCGCGCGCGCGCTCGCGATGGATCCGATCGTGATGCTGTTCGACGAGCCGACCTCGGCGCTCGATCCGGAGATGGTCAGCGAAGTGCTCGACGTCATGGTCGACCTCGCCCGCGAAGGCATGACCATGATGGTCGTCACCCACGAAATGGGCTTTGCCCGTAAGGTCGCCAACCGCGTGATCTTCATGGATCGCGGTGAGATCGTCGAGGACGCACCGAAGGACGATTTCTTCGGCAAGCCGCGCAGCGACCGCGCGCAAAAGTTCTTGTCGAAGATTCTGTCGCATTAA
- a CDS encoding amino acid ABC transporter permease: MFSNFDFDVIIRALPYLFYEGMSFTVMLTALSALGGLVFGTAIALMRLSGFKVLGQIAGLYVDFMRSLPLVLVIFWFYFLVPYIGQWLTGAARPISVGAFASSLITFIMFEAAYFSEIMRAGIQSISRGQPAAASALGLTYAQTMRYVVLPQAFRNMLPVLITQTIVLFQDTSLVYVLSITDFLGAASKVAQRDGRLVEMYLFAAVVYFTISCIASYGVRRLQSRIAIIR; this comes from the coding sequence ATGTTCAGCAATTTCGATTTCGACGTCATCATCCGTGCACTGCCCTATCTGTTCTACGAGGGCATGAGCTTCACGGTGATGCTGACGGCGCTGTCCGCTCTCGGCGGCCTGGTCTTCGGCACGGCGATCGCCTTGATGCGGCTCTCCGGCTTCAAGGTGCTCGGGCAAATCGCCGGCCTCTATGTCGACTTCATGCGCTCGCTGCCGCTGGTGCTGGTGATCTTCTGGTTCTACTTCCTGGTGCCCTATATCGGGCAATGGTTGACCGGCGCCGCGCGGCCGATCAGCGTCGGCGCGTTCGCGTCCTCGCTCATCACCTTCATCATGTTCGAGGCCGCCTATTTCTCCGAGATCATGCGCGCCGGTATCCAGTCGATCTCGCGCGGGCAGCCGGCCGCCGCCAGCGCGCTCGGCCTGACCTACGCGCAGACCATGCGCTATGTCGTGCTGCCGCAGGCCTTCCGCAACATGTTGCCGGTGCTGATCACGCAGACCATCGTGTTGTTCCAGGACACCTCGCTCGTCTACGTGCTGTCGATCACGGACTTCCTCGGCGCCGCCAGCAAGGTCGCGCAGCGCGACGGCCGTCTGGTCGAGATGTATCTGTTTGCCGCAGTCGTCTATTTCACCATTTCCTGTATCGCGTCCTACGGCGTCCGCCGCCTCCAGTCGCGCATCGCCATCATCCGCTAG
- a CDS encoding amino acid ABC transporter permease has product MNYHWNWGIFFQPNPMGTGTYLDLLLSGLALTLETGVLAWIIALITGSVVGVMRTLPSKGANWFGFAYVEFFRNMPLLVQLFLWFFVLPELLPKSAGLWLKQLPNAPFWTAAIGIGLFMSARVAVQLQAGITSLPRGQRMAATALGLTTVQGYRYVLLPMAFRIILPPLTSEFLNTIKNTAVAITIGLLELTGEARSMQEFSFQVFEAFTAATLLYLLVNAVVVTAMRFLERYVAIPGYITGK; this is encoded by the coding sequence GTGAACTACCATTGGAACTGGGGAATCTTCTTCCAGCCGAACCCGATGGGGACCGGCACCTATCTCGACCTGTTGCTGTCGGGACTGGCGCTGACTCTCGAAACCGGAGTGCTGGCCTGGATCATCGCTCTGATCACCGGATCGGTCGTCGGCGTGATGCGCACGTTGCCGTCGAAGGGCGCCAACTGGTTCGGCTTCGCCTATGTCGAATTCTTCCGCAACATGCCGCTCCTGGTGCAGCTCTTCCTGTGGTTCTTCGTGCTGCCGGAACTACTGCCGAAATCGGCTGGCCTGTGGCTGAAGCAATTGCCGAATGCGCCGTTCTGGACGGCTGCGATCGGCATCGGCCTGTTCATGTCGGCCCGCGTTGCCGTGCAATTGCAGGCGGGAATTACGTCGCTGCCGAGGGGGCAGAGAATGGCGGCGACGGCGCTCGGGCTGACGACGGTGCAGGGCTATCGCTACGTGCTGCTGCCGATGGCGTTCCGCATCATCCTGCCGCCACTGACCTCCGAGTTCCTCAACACCATCAAGAACACGGCGGTCGCCATCACCATCGGCCTGCTCGAGCTGACCGGAGAGGCGCGCTCGATGCAGGAATTCTCGTTCCAAGTGTTCGAGGCCTTCACCGCCGCGACACTGCTCTATCTCCTCGTCAACGCCGTCGTCGTGACCGCGATGCGCTTCCTCGAGCGCTACGTCGCGATCCCCGGCTACATCACGGGGAAATAG
- a CDS encoding amino acid ABC transporter substrate-binding protein — translation MKHFRSIGLALAATFAVSQAGAEELTGTLKNIKDTGAITLGFRDSSIPFSYLDDNQKPVGFAMDICYKIVDAVKKELKLDKLEVKLNPVTSATRIPLMANGTIDLECGSTTNNAERQKQVWFTNTHFLTASRYVFKKSSGLKSIDDLKGKTVVSTAGTTNIKQLTEANVEKKLGANIIPAKDHAEAFLMVETDRAVAFVMDDILLASLVAGSKNPSDYVISKDAFSKPEPYGIMLRKDDAAFKKVVDAATAALYTSGEGQKIYDKWFMQKIPPKGLNLNTPISEELKHEFAKPSDSPNPDDYK, via the coding sequence GTGAAACATTTCCGTAGCATCGGGCTCGCGCTCGCCGCGACCTTCGCTGTCAGTCAGGCTGGGGCCGAGGAGCTGACCGGCACGCTGAAGAACATCAAGGACACCGGCGCCATCACCTTGGGCTTCCGCGACTCCTCGATCCCGTTCTCCTATCTCGACGACAACCAGAAGCCCGTCGGGTTCGCGATGGACATCTGCTACAAGATCGTCGACGCCGTGAAGAAGGAGCTCAAGCTCGACAAGCTCGAAGTGAAGCTCAATCCCGTCACCTCGGCGACGCGTATCCCGCTGATGGCGAACGGCACCATCGACCTCGAATGCGGATCGACCACCAACAATGCCGAGCGCCAGAAGCAGGTGTGGTTCACCAACACCCACTTCCTGACCGCCAGCCGCTACGTCTTCAAGAAGTCGAGCGGGCTGAAGTCGATCGATGATCTCAAGGGCAAGACGGTGGTCTCCACCGCCGGCACCACCAACATCAAGCAGCTGACCGAAGCCAACGTCGAGAAGAAGCTCGGCGCCAACATCATCCCGGCCAAGGACCACGCCGAAGCCTTCCTGATGGTCGAGACCGATCGCGCCGTCGCCTTCGTGATGGACGACATCCTGCTCGCCAGCCTCGTCGCCGGCTCAAAGAATCCGTCCGATTACGTGATCTCCAAGGACGCGTTCTCCAAGCCGGAGCCCTACGGCATCATGCTGCGTAAGGACGACGCCGCCTTCAAGAAGGTGGTCGACGCCGCAACCGCCGCGCTCTACACCTCCGGTGAAGGCCAGAAGATCTACGACAAGTGGTTCATGCAGAAGATCCCGCCGAAGGGCCTGAACCTCAATACGCCGATCTCGGAAGAGCTGAAGCATGAGTTCGCCAAGCCTTCGGACTCGCCGAACCCGGACGACTACAAGTAA
- a CDS encoding M20 family metallopeptidase — MTRADAIARARDDFKSGAFLAELDRRVAYKTESQNPSRGHELRAYLEQEMIPSFAALDFTSRLVESPSGKAPFLFAEHHESHSAPTVLIYGHGDVVDGMEGEWRDGRDPWRTTTAGIRLYGRGTADNKGQHSINMAALRAVREARGGKLGFNAKFIVEMGEEIGSPDLGKVCDLNRDALKADLFMASDGPRLSADRPTLFLGCRGGIRIHLDVNLRDGGHHSGNWGGVLANPATILVNAISTLVDGRGRLQLEALKPPRLTNQIRSYLADVEVVPTADEPALAENWGEDGLSPAERLYAWNTLEVLAISSGNIEKPANAIPGHASAVLQLRFVVGTKVDGLIDAVRAHLVAKGFPMVEVRAAQSFAASRTDFDSPWIRWAADSVRATTGKAPAVLPNFGGSLPNDVFSEILGLPTIWVPHSYPGCSQHAPNEHILLPLTEEALTVMAGLFWDLGELPKSLTSAR; from the coding sequence ATGACCAGAGCCGACGCCATCGCCCGCGCCCGTGACGATTTCAAATCCGGCGCCTTCCTTGCCGAGCTCGACCGCCGCGTCGCCTACAAGACCGAGAGCCAGAATCCGTCGCGCGGCCACGAGCTGCGGGCCTATCTGGAACAGGAGATGATCCCCTCCTTTGCTGCGCTCGACTTCACGAGCCGGCTGGTCGAATCCCCCAGCGGCAAGGCGCCGTTCCTGTTCGCCGAACATCACGAGAGCCATTCCGCTCCGACCGTCTTGATCTACGGCCATGGCGACGTCGTCGACGGCATGGAGGGAGAGTGGCGCGATGGCCGCGATCCCTGGCGCACCACGACGGCGGGTATTCGCCTCTACGGTCGCGGCACTGCCGACAACAAGGGCCAGCACAGCATCAACATGGCCGCGCTTCGGGCCGTGCGCGAAGCCCGCGGCGGCAAGCTCGGCTTCAATGCAAAATTCATCGTCGAGATGGGCGAGGAGATCGGCTCGCCCGATCTCGGCAAGGTCTGCGACCTCAACCGTGACGCGCTCAAGGCCGATCTGTTCATGGCCTCCGACGGGCCGCGGCTGTCGGCGGATCGGCCGACCCTGTTCCTGGGCTGCCGCGGCGGCATCCGCATTCATCTCGATGTGAACTTGCGCGACGGAGGCCATCATTCCGGCAATTGGGGCGGCGTGCTCGCCAACCCCGCGACCATCCTGGTCAACGCAATCTCGACGCTGGTCGATGGACGCGGCCGGCTTCAGCTCGAGGCGCTGAAGCCGCCGCGGCTCACCAACCAGATCCGCAGCTATCTCGCCGACGTGGAGGTGGTCCCGACCGCGGACGAGCCCGCGCTCGCGGAGAACTGGGGCGAGGACGGGCTGTCGCCGGCCGAGCGGCTCTATGCCTGGAATACGCTGGAAGTCCTGGCGATCTCGTCGGGCAATATCGAAAAGCCCGCCAATGCCATTCCCGGCCACGCCAGCGCCGTGCTGCAACTGCGCTTCGTGGTTGGCACCAAGGTGGATGGCCTGATCGATGCTGTCAGGGCCCATCTGGTTGCGAAGGGCTTTCCGATGGTCGAGGTGCGGGCAGCCCAGAGCTTTGCCGCCTCGCGTACCGATTTCGACAGCCCCTGGATCAGATGGGCGGCCGATTCAGTGCGGGCGACCACCGGCAAGGCGCCGGCCGTGCTGCCGAATTTCGGCGGCTCGCTGCCGAATGACGTGTTTTCCGAGATTCTCGGCCTGCCGACGATCTGGGTCCCGCACTCCTATCCCGGCTGCTCCCAGCATGCGCCCAATGAGCACATTCTGCTGCCCTTGACCGAAGAGGCCTTGACGGTCATGGCGGGGCTGTTCTGGGATCTCGGGGAATTGCCGAAGTCACTGACCTCGGCGCGTTAA
- a CDS encoding LLM class flavin-dependent oxidoreductase, whose protein sequence is MAKQIRLNAFAMNCVAHQSPGLWTHPRDRTAEYNRLPYWIDLAKTLERGRFDGLFLADVLGVYDVYGNSPDAALRNAAQTPSNEPLLLLSAMAAVTKNLGFGVTSNLSFEPPYPFARRMSTLDHLTEGRIGWNVVTGYLDSAARGAGKDKQTGHDDRYDIADEYMEVVYKLWEGSWEDDAVLRDRKRGIFTDPSKVHRINHESANYRINNTIHLSEPSPQRTPVLYQAGTSPRGRQFAAKHAECVFMSGPSAKIIAPRVAAIRQEAAALGRDPAEILMFNMMTIILGNTEAEAAAKYADYRSHINPEGALALMSGWTGIDFSGYELDQQVRHVQNDAGRSALDNVTRGDPDRIWTVRDVIEHVGIGGAGPVVVGTPESVADKIEDWFEKTDVDGLNVAFAISPGDFEDIADMLVPELTKRGRYKSEYAKGTLREKLFGEGRARLDAPHPAAGYRVGKKG, encoded by the coding sequence ATGGCCAAACAGATCAGGCTCAACGCCTTTGCGATGAATTGCGTCGCACACCAGTCACCGGGCTTGTGGACCCATCCGCGCGACCGCACCGCCGAATATAACCGCCTGCCATACTGGATCGATCTCGCCAAGACGCTCGAGCGCGGCCGTTTCGACGGGCTGTTCCTGGCCGACGTGCTCGGCGTTTACGACGTCTATGGCAACAGCCCTGACGCAGCCTTGCGCAATGCAGCACAGACGCCGTCCAACGAGCCGCTGCTGCTGCTCTCGGCGATGGCCGCCGTGACGAAAAATCTCGGATTCGGCGTCACCAGCAATCTCTCCTTCGAGCCGCCCTACCCGTTCGCACGGCGGATGTCGACGCTGGACCATCTCACCGAGGGGCGGATCGGCTGGAACGTCGTCACCGGTTATCTCGACAGCGCCGCGCGCGGCGCCGGCAAGGACAAGCAGACCGGACACGACGACCGCTACGACATCGCCGACGAATATATGGAGGTGGTCTACAAGCTCTGGGAAGGCAGCTGGGAGGACGACGCCGTGCTGCGGGATCGCAAACGCGGCATCTTCACCGATCCGAGCAAGGTCCATCGCATCAATCATGAGAGCGCGAATTACCGCATCAACAACACCATTCATCTCAGCGAGCCGTCGCCGCAACGGACGCCCGTGCTGTATCAGGCCGGCACCTCGCCGCGCGGCCGGCAGTTCGCGGCAAAGCACGCCGAATGCGTGTTCATGTCTGGCCCCTCGGCCAAGATCATCGCGCCGCGCGTCGCCGCGATCCGCCAGGAAGCCGCAGCGCTCGGCCGCGACCCGGCCGAGATCCTGATGTTCAACATGATGACGATCATCCTCGGCAATACCGAGGCGGAAGCGGCGGCGAAATATGCCGACTACCGCTCGCACATCAATCCGGAAGGCGCGCTGGCGCTGATGTCGGGATGGACCGGTATCGATTTCTCCGGCTACGAGCTCGACCAGCAGGTCCGCCATGTCCAGAACGATGCCGGCCGCAGCGCGCTCGACAACGTCACCCGCGGCGACCCCGACCGCATCTGGACCGTGCGCGACGTCATCGAACATGTCGGCATCGGCGGCGCCGGCCCGGTGGTGGTCGGCACGCCCGAAAGCGTCGCGGACAAGATCGAGGATTGGTTCGAGAAGACCGACGTTGACGGCCTCAACGTGGCGTTTGCGATCTCGCCCGGGGATTTCGAGGATATTGCGGACATGCTGGTGCCGGAGCTGACCAAGCGCGGACGGTACAAGAGCGAATATGCGAAAGGCACGCTGCGGGAGAAACTGTTCGGCGAAGGGCGTGCGCGGCTGGATGCGCCGCATCCGGCGGCGGGGTATCGGGTGGGGAAGAAGGGGTAA
- a CDS encoding thiamine pyrophosphate-binding protein gives MKNKITGRSAFLALLKDEGITHLFGNPGTTELPIMHALKDHPDLTYVMAMQESLVVAIADGYSRASGKLVACNVHVAPGLGNAMGSLYNAQFTGTPMILTAGQQEQGHGLMEPVLYGPLVRMAEPLVKWAVEVTRLEDLPRIVRRAAKVATTPPTGPVFISLPGDILNSEAGIDLGRSTRIDARARPSDGALRAFSARLLKAERPVIVTMDEVVKSDALKEAAELAELLGAAAYQSSTPYGAHFLSQSQSFVGTLARVQKVARDTLAPYDLLVALGGDPLRMSVHSEVDALPDGLGILQIGLVDWEIAKNYGAEIALKADVKETLRALIPIVKEMGGAALAERARQRLADLAPRNWTARRAALVEQIGKSADCTPIDPDYLVLQMVEAMPDNAILVDEGLTSSRQITALRPHRDRYGYHGLASGGIGWGLPASVGASIANPDRPVVCFSGDGSAMYSIQSLWTAAHHKLPLNVVIANNGGYRIIKQRLLAFHGDDNYVGMDFVDPPVDFAGVAKALGCEAIKLSDLRELKATLTSAFNRPGTKLIEVMVDGKV, from the coding sequence ATGAAGAACAAGATCACCGGCCGCTCCGCCTTTCTCGCCCTGCTCAAGGACGAGGGCATCACGCATCTGTTCGGCAACCCCGGCACCACCGAGCTGCCGATCATGCATGCGCTGAAGGATCACCCTGATCTGACCTACGTGATGGCGATGCAGGAGAGCCTGGTGGTGGCGATCGCCGACGGCTACAGCCGCGCCTCGGGAAAGCTCGTCGCCTGCAACGTCCATGTCGCGCCCGGCCTCGGCAATGCGATGGGCTCGCTCTACAATGCCCAGTTCACGGGCACGCCGATGATATTGACCGCCGGCCAGCAGGAGCAGGGCCACGGGTTGATGGAGCCGGTGCTCTATGGCCCGTTGGTGCGGATGGCCGAGCCGTTGGTGAAATGGGCGGTCGAGGTGACGCGGCTGGAGGATTTGCCGCGCATCGTTCGCCGTGCCGCCAAGGTCGCGACCACGCCGCCGACCGGGCCCGTGTTCATCTCGTTGCCGGGCGATATCCTCAACAGCGAAGCCGGCATTGATCTCGGCCGCTCCACCCGCATCGACGCGCGCGCAAGGCCATCGGATGGTGCGCTCAGGGCGTTCTCCGCGCGCCTGCTCAAGGCCGAACGCCCCGTGATCGTCACCATGGACGAGGTGGTGAAGAGCGATGCGCTGAAGGAGGCGGCCGAACTCGCCGAGCTGCTTGGCGCTGCCGCATATCAGTCCTCGACGCCCTATGGCGCGCACTTCCTCTCGCAGAGCCAGAGCTTCGTCGGCACGCTCGCGCGCGTGCAGAAGGTCGCGCGCGATACGCTCGCGCCCTATGATCTCCTGGTCGCGCTCGGTGGCGATCCCCTGCGGATGTCGGTCCATAGCGAGGTCGACGCGCTGCCGGACGGACTCGGCATTCTGCAGATCGGCCTCGTCGACTGGGAGATAGCCAAGAATTATGGCGCCGAGATCGCCCTGAAAGCAGATGTGAAGGAAACGCTGCGCGCGCTGATTCCGATCGTGAAGGAGATGGGCGGCGCAGCCCTCGCGGAGCGCGCGAGGCAGCGTCTTGCCGATCTGGCGCCGAGGAACTGGACCGCCCGGCGCGCCGCTTTGGTCGAGCAGATCGGCAAGAGTGCGGACTGCACGCCGATCGATCCGGATTATCTCGTTCTGCAAATGGTCGAGGCCATGCCCGACAACGCCATCCTGGTCGACGAGGGTCTCACCTCGAGCCGCCAGATCACCGCGCTGCGTCCGCATCGCGACCGCTACGGCTATCACGGCCTTGCTTCCGGCGGCATCGGCTGGGGCCTGCCCGCCTCGGTCGGCGCCAGCATCGCCAATCCGGATCGACCCGTCGTGTGCTTCTCGGGCGATGGCAGCGCGATGTATTCGATCCAGTCGCTGTGGACCGCCGCGCATCACAAGCTGCCGCTCAACGTCGTCATCGCCAACAACGGCGGCTACCGCATCATCAAGCAGCGCCTGCTCGCATTCCATGGCGACGACAATTACGTCGGCATGGATTTCGTCGATCCGCCCGTGGATTTTGCCGGCGTTGCTAAGGCGCTGGGCTGCGAGGCGATCAAGCTGAGCGATCTGCGCGAGCTGAAGGCGACGCTGACGTCGGCGTTCAATCGGCCGGGGACGAAACTGATCGAGGTGATGGTGGACGGGAAGGTGTAG
- a CDS encoding GFA family protein, protein MAKAAAAAGIATGQCLCGKVSFEIDVPARWAWHDHSASSRRAHGAAYATYVGSWKKRFRITSGKTALIRYEDKGTKTARSFCSHCGTPITYERPGGPHMVNIPRALFKERTGRQPLYHIAIEELQEWTYTGEPLVPLKGFPGVVWQRWKERVAKIRSNWGGRRCSAARPRNAAMTALPCAPPRTSAIMPPCLRQRPLPEET, encoded by the coding sequence ATGGCCAAAGCCGCAGCCGCCGCAGGGATCGCCACCGGTCAATGCCTCTGCGGCAAGGTCAGCTTCGAGATCGACGTCCCCGCGCGCTGGGCCTGGCACGATCACTCGGCGTCGAGCCGCCGCGCCCACGGCGCGGCTTACGCGACCTATGTCGGCAGCTGGAAGAAGCGCTTCCGCATCACATCGGGCAAGACCGCGCTGATACGCTACGAGGACAAGGGGACCAAGACCGCGCGCAGCTTCTGCTCGCATTGCGGCACGCCGATCACTTATGAGCGTCCGGGCGGCCCGCACATGGTCAACATCCCGCGTGCGTTGTTCAAGGAACGCACCGGCCGCCAGCCGCTCTATCACATCGCGATCGAGGAGCTGCAGGAATGGACCTATACCGGCGAGCCGCTGGTGCCGCTAAAAGGCTTTCCCGGTGTGGTCTGGCAGCGCTGGAAAGAGCGGGTGGCGAAGATCCGTTCGAACTGGGGCGGGAGGAGATGTAGCGCGGCTCGCCCACGCAACGCAGCCATGACCGCGCTTCCTTGCGCGCCTCCCAGGACTTCGGCCATCATGCCTCCGTGCTTGCGGCAACGTCCGCTTCCGGAGGAAACATGA
- a CDS encoding alkene reductase, with translation MKFPALFRPLQLGPYKLAHRVAMAPLTRMRAERDSFAPRPLNAEYYGQRATKGGLIIAEASPVLAQGRGNPATPGIYSEAQISGWRKVVDAVHAKGGIIFLQLWHVGRVSHSSFHGGALPVSASAIPIRADGMKAMTADGKLADYETPRALETEEVKGIVEAFRQAAKNALAAGFDGVEIHGANGYLLEQFLQSRSNQRTDQYGGSIENRARLLLEVTQAAIDVWGANRVGVRLSPHGIANDSVEPDPMPLYTHVVKALDKLGLAYLHLIEPRSSGAGRADVHWENVPSAMVLFRPHYSGVLMTAGGFTGETANAAIADRHADIVAFGRIFISNPDLPRRLEHGYPITPYNRATFYGGEEKGYTDYPVYDELAPA, from the coding sequence ATGAAATTTCCGGCGTTGTTTAGACCGTTGCAACTCGGTCCGTACAAGCTCGCGCACCGCGTTGCGATGGCGCCGCTGACGCGCATGCGCGCCGAGCGCGACAGTTTTGCTCCGCGCCCGCTCAACGCCGAATATTACGGCCAGCGCGCGACCAAAGGCGGCCTGATCATCGCGGAGGCTTCGCCGGTGCTTGCGCAAGGCCGTGGCAACCCGGCAACGCCCGGCATCTATTCGGAGGCGCAGATTTCCGGCTGGCGCAAGGTGGTCGATGCCGTGCACGCCAAGGGCGGCATCATCTTCCTCCAGCTGTGGCATGTCGGTCGTGTCTCGCATTCCTCCTTCCACGGCGGGGCGCTGCCGGTCTCGGCGTCGGCGATCCCGATCAGGGCCGACGGCATGAAGGCGATGACCGCGGACGGCAAGCTCGCCGATTACGAGACGCCGCGCGCGCTGGAGACCGAGGAGGTCAAGGGCATCGTCGAGGCCTTCAGGCAGGCCGCGAAGAACGCGCTCGCCGCAGGTTTCGACGGTGTCGAGATCCACGGCGCCAATGGCTATCTGCTCGAACAGTTCCTGCAGTCGCGCAGCAACCAGCGCACCGATCAATATGGCGGCTCGATCGAGAACCGGGCGCGCCTGCTGCTCGAAGTGACGCAGGCCGCGATCGACGTCTGGGGCGCGAACCGCGTCGGCGTGCGGCTGTCGCCGCACGGCATCGCCAATGATTCGGTCGAGCCCGATCCGATGCCGCTCTACACTCACGTGGTGAAGGCGCTCGACAAGCTTGGTCTGGCCTATCTGCACTTGATCGAGCCGCGCTCCAGCGGCGCCGGCCGGGCCGATGTCCACTGGGAGAACGTGCCCTCGGCCATGGTGCTGTTCCGCCCGCACTACAGCGGTGTGCTGATGACCGCGGGCGGCTTCACCGGCGAGACCGCGAATGCGGCGATCGCCGATAGACACGCCGACATCGTCGCCTTCGGCCGCATCTTCATCTCCAATCCCGATCTGCCGCGGCGCCTCGAGCACGGCTATCCGATCACGCCGTACAACCGCGCGACCTTCTACGGCGGCGAGGAGAAGGGGTATACGGATTACCCTGTCTATGACGAGCTGGCGCCGGCGTAA